Proteins from one Vanessa atalanta chromosome 15, ilVanAtal1.2, whole genome shotgun sequence genomic window:
- the LOC125069332 gene encoding uncharacterized protein LOC125069332, with protein sequence MRRFRYPQKAVGGRGASRRGIAHTNCFPAAGRLMRAGRAGAGGGSDARAHHLPSLSAGMRVEQSERDRDTSLSQCRLVNTNRPRSRDKIFDLHFTYTHTSATRSRRDTHMRMSLANCLLVAARRRTAPLCYF encoded by the exons ATGCGCCGATTCCGATATCCGCAAAA AGCGGTCGGAGGCCGCGGGGCGAGCCGACGCGGAATCGCACACACGAACTGCTTCCCCGCCGCGGGGAGACTGATGAGGGCAGGCCGCGCCGGCGCCGGCGGAGGCTCCGACGCACGCGCACACCACCTGCCGTCCCTTTCGGCGGGAATGCGAGTCGAGCAGAGTGAGCGGGACCGCGACACTTCATTATCACAGTGTCGACTCGTGAACACCAATAGACCGAGGAGTAGGGACAAAATATTCGACCTTCACTTTACGTACACGCACACGAGCGCGACGCGGTCTCGACGAGACACACACATGCGCATGAGCCTCGCGAATTGCTTGCTCGTCGCAGCGCGCCGTCGCACCGCACCGCTGTGCTACTTTTGA